In Cyclopterus lumpus isolate fCycLum1 chromosome 5, fCycLum1.pri, whole genome shotgun sequence, the genomic stretch TTTGTACATAATTGATACACTCTCTGCAAATGCATTCTTGTTAAATGGAAATGCCACTGCTAAACAGTCTCTGTTGGGACTAACAACAAAGGCTAACTTTGAAGCACTTTGTTTTTTCATGCTCACTGCATAGCAGATCTGCTCAGCCTTTTGTTCATACTCCTTGATGCGCTTGAGTTTTTTCTCAAATTGACTGCACAAAGTCATAATCTCGGAGGTAGTGTATTGGGCATCCCTCTTGCATATGAAGGAGTGCAAAAGTCTCTGCAAGATGATGTCCATGTACCGCCGTATTGGTGAGGATGCTTGGGTGTAGGACATTAAGCTCAGAGAATAATGCCCGACCTGTGCTTCGCTAGAGGAGTTGGAACAGAGGACTTCAGTTTTACTAAGGCACCTCCTGAACTGATCAAGGACTGGCTGGAGCAGAGGGTGGATGTCATCTGCAGCAATCAGGTCCACCATACTGTCTATATCATCTGATCTGGCAGCTGCCTGGATATCTTCCCACACTTCTGTGAGTATGCGGAAGTTTTCACAGCTTGGGGCTTGTTCGTCGTTGTCAACTTTATGCCGCAAATGAAAAGACAGTGATATTAATCCTTTGCATTTCTTCTTGAATTCTTTGATCCTTTCAGGATCTGGTTGTCCTTGACAGCGAATGGGTGTGCAATTCATGGTTTTCTCAAAACCAATCAATTCCGTAGCTGCAAGTGCATTGAATAACACATTCATCTCTTCAATCATCAGATTTGCTTTGCGCTTTCCGGGCAATCTATCATCATCAGGTTGAGAGTAAGCCCAATCCACAAGCCTCAACTTCCTTTGGGCTTTTGCAAAACAATAAGCCGCTGTCACACAGTCTTCTTCAGAGACAAATCTTGGTCCGTCTCTATATCTTTCGGTGATTATGTCCCCTGCCTCTTCATAAGACAACTTTCGATTAGAATTGATCAATGACAGCTGGAATTCGGGCTTTCCAATGATCTCATGTGTTGTCTTTTTTACTTTGAACATTAATGAAACCACCCTGCGAACTTTATTTGGCAGGAGACTGAAGCGTTCATTACAAGCCTTGGGGAACATAGCGATAGGATCTTTGCTACTGCCGTAATACGTAGCTCCACGTTGTTTTGCATCCTCATCCAATTCACCAGTTGGACTCACAAAGCTTGCCACATCTGCAATATGGACTCCCAATTCATATTCATGGTCTCCAGCTTCCCTGACACTGATGGCATCATCCAAGTCTTTTGCAACTTTTGGATCAACAGTGAAAGTAAACACTTCAATGAtgtcctgtctgtgtgtcctgtcttcatcttcaGAGGAGAGTACCTCATCTGATTTACATGTATTGGGTGCAACTTTGAATTCTTCATTCAGGATCTGTAGTCCAGCAGAAAAAGAACTTCCGATTGGAAGAATATCTATGACAAACCCCAATGGAAGATGGCAATGTTCTTTCCAGCCAATCACTTGCACCACAAATACATTGTTCTGTATTAACTTTTCGTTGATACGTTCATATGATACAGTTGTCCAATATCCATTTATCTGCTCCCATATTGGAAGGAAGTTACGTTTTTTCCTGCTGATCAGTATGCGTATTTTGGGTGCAGATTTTGTAATGGGCATCATTGTCCTTTTGACATGTCTGTCATCTGAATTTTGGTTTGATTTGCTGTGATCCTCATCTTCAAGCAGGCACACAAGCACACGAGCCGATTCAGCTTCCTTGGTGATGCTGACCACTCTTGTTGTTTGTACGACCACTTCGTCCCCACTGAAGACCTTACCGAGGTTTGCCATCCCCTTGATGCTGATACGTGTGTTGGGGTCATGAAATGGTACGACATAACCTTTGTTTGATGTCTCCCTGATCAACGTTCCTTGCTTGTATACCTCTGGTTGTTTTTTGCACAACTCCAAAAGGTCTATATCGACATCACTGACATTGTATGATGATCTTGACTTGTGGTGGTCAAAGTCTTTCAAATTCAATCTGTTGTCTTCTGAACTACATTTTGGTTTCAGCTGTTCGTACTCATCTTTCAACTCTTGAAGAATTGCATCGTTGAGAGTGTCGCTCTCATCCACATCTTCAGACTTTTGAAACCTTGCAGTTTCCATGATATCTTTTTCAAAGAAATCTTTGGTGAAATGCTGCGGTGCTACACTGTTGTTGCTGATGCAGTGGTCTACGTAGCTCTTCCAGACCCCTGAGCATTTCCCAAAGCAACAGAGGGCAGCAGCATCTCCCACCACAACCACGTGGGACTGAGCCCTTGTCATTGCAGTGTTTAACACACGGGCATCATTGAACAGCTCCAGACCAGGCAGGTGAGATGTTTTTAGGCTGTCGCGTGTTTGCACAGCTGTCATTATGACTGCCCTGAACTGTTTGCCTGtcaacacacaaagacaattcGCATTAAGTAATTAAATTAAGTATaaggtcaaataaatatatttctttatttatctattcattTTGGTTGCAACACTGTATAACCAGAGAAGGTCATGTTGGTTTTaagaacatattattatttaaatacccCCCAAAAATTCTGAAATAGTCAGACAGGTGTGCTGTTTAGCCATCCTTTATGAGTAGCATAATAGATAATCATCCAGGAATTCtttaagttaaattaaaattacCTTGCACGTTTGCAAGATTCTCAACATGGACTTCAGCAAGGCCTCTTCTTGAAAGTGTTTTCCTTATTTGCCGAACCTAATAATCAGAAGAAACAATTGAGATAATTGAACCATTACAACTCTGGCCATATATAACATGACACTTCAAATATATTCGTGCAGAAATCCTCACTTTATTGTTGATGTAATTTTGTTTCGGTCTTGTGACAACTAGAAAGTTGTGATTTACCTGAGATCCCTCTGATAGGATGCAGATTGACCTTTGGTTCTTGATCCCCCAGGTCTCTGGCCAGTTTTTGAGAATCTCCTTTACTTCTTCAACCACTTTGCCAACCTCGTCTTTGTTATACCAAGACATGGACCCAGTGTCCAAGGCACACTCTCCCCGGACATGGTGAAACTTTAGGGCATGGCCAATTTCAGGAGCCGGAACGTTTCCAGTGGCTTTGATAACATCATTCTTACCAACATAGAAATGGGTGGACACAAACTCCACAATTTCTTTGGTTGAGCGGTAGTTGTCACTGAAAATGATTCTACTGTTCAGGGCCGCGTCACACGTTTGGCCTTGATAGTAGTGGAACAAGCGATTGAGGAGTGTGTGATTTGAACGGTGATGATCATCAACtgagaaaagcttgggtcccaTTTGCATGTGATCTCCAGCCAAAACAACTCTGGTGTTTGGCCCAGCGAGGCCAAGAGCCATCAAGGCTTCGCATTCCAGCATCTGAGAGGCTTCATCAATTAGTATGTGGGTGAAATATCCCTCTGGGAGCTTGAGGTCATGAAAATGTCTCGCCATTGTTGTGGTGGTTATGACTATGTTGTAGCAATCTAGGGCAGCTTTTGTAGGTGGTAAAAAAATCTGTCCATTTTTCGAAAGTAAACTGTATTTCTGAGTAATCTTATCTGTGGCAAACAAAGCATTTTTACCATTTGCTTTTATTCGAATTGGCCTTATCCCATTATTTTTCTGGTCGATGAATGGGTGTAAGTGATCTCTGACGTACAGATCTGCAGAActgaaaggaaacaaaaatgtTGAGAGCAGTGTTGGTGTTGTTATGTGTAGTTTTCAACCAGATACACTGCAaacatgtctccagaccagaaAACCCCATGTGCCATagaaaattaaattgaattaaaatatattaaatacttTTCAACTTGAATACGGTGCATGGCATAGCCGCCCACTTGAAATATTATGGTATGTGTAAATCTGTCACTGAGTAAAACAAATTTGTTTCTGTTCATTGCCCACCAAAAAGATTACAATGTCTAATATTAAGATGTAATGAACAGAACAGGCagaaaaataacataaatattgGTTTCTGCaccaaaaacactgaatttaGCAAAAATATCTAGCGTTTGAACTAGGATGTGCAATATACATagtgtaatatatattaaataggATCAAGCTATGTTCTagtttctattttattttttaatgagcaGAGGGAAACATTAGATCAAAGAGCATAGCCTAGATTAATACTTGGGGAGCACATGTGAATCAATCAATATTTCATTAATCACATTTTCATTACCTGTTGGTGTGGGTGCAAATGAGCACTTTGTTGTGAGGCTGCTTACAAAGCTCTCTGGCTGCTGTAGCAAGGGTGAATGTTTTCCCAGTTCCAAACGGTCCATAGATGAGGAGCGGTGCTACAATTTGTTGGCTATTGGAATGACCTGTGATGAAGTCAATCGCCGACTGCTGCTTTGCATTCAGCTTCTCATAGTGTATGTTATTCACAGGAACTACACAGTTTTGAAGGTCTGGTAGCACTCTTTTTTTATCAGGAAGCAGGTCTATGGTCTTGTGCATTGTGCAGAAGCTGTGGCGATTGAGCTGGAACTGCACCTCCATTTGATACGATTCATTGCATTCGAGTGCGAGATCCAAGCAACATTGTTTAGACAGctgcaaatacattttgttcTCACTTGTTTTGTCTTGCAGAATGATGGCTTCATAGACCTTGGAGTTTGAACCACTTAGAGATAAGGGGGCTACCAGGCAAGACTGGATGCTTCGTTTGAGGGCCTGTCCCTCAGGGGTGTCTGGTGTGAGATTACAAGGAATTGAGACGGCACAGAACAGTTCTCCCGGAGGAGCCATCTCCATGCCAGGGCTGTTCAGCATGTCCATTGTTGTAATTTCTCCACAAACATTTAGTCTTaagtaaaagaacaaaacaaagccTTAGAGTTAGTACATATGCATACATTCTAAACATCATAAAAGGAAAACGCTAAAGATAAGCATATTACCTTGAAACAATCTGGTCCTCTGCCCGCTCCTCATTGTATAGGAAGTGGTGCATTCTTTCTTTGTAGTTCTCACTATTCAGAGGTGTTTGGCTGTTGTGGGATGATTTATACTGGAAGTTAATCTGTGGAGGCTTGTACTCCTTTAACAGCTCCTCCTGTGCTTCTGTCCTGGACGTACACGGGATGATAACCCTGTTCCCTCGATGCCAACGCTCGGCACTTTGAAAGGCGGCTCTGCGATCCGAAGTTGGTTGCTCAACGTCATCCAGTGACTGTTGGCCAACTCTTACTCTGAGTTTCTTTAGCAGCACTGGCCTCATGTCAAAATCTAGCACCAGCCACTGGTCATACAGGCCAGGGTTGATGGATGTGAAGGACACGGTGATGTTGTAGGTCATGTCTTCAATGAGAAAGTGTTCACCTGAGGAGTAGATGCAGGGCACAGAACCGAGGTCACCAAGGGTGAATGAAGCTCCCGGTTCCTGCTTCAGCAGCGCCACATGCACAAGTTGTCTCTGTACACACAGAAAAGTGGCAAATAAGCATACCATAACATTTGACGATGAAGATTGCGTGATCGCTACACTGACACCAAGGGGAGTAACAGAGTAGCTCGGCCAATACAATGCTTTTAACTCATGTCCATATTTCTGCTCAGTCCAAAAATGTCTGCCTGACTATCCTCTGTTGACCGGTTACCTAGCTGACACCTATTAGGGCCAATCCTCAGTGAAAGCCTtttcagaagtgtgtgtgacaTCCGTCACTCGCACGTCTCTGGAGCAGATGCGTTCccattttataaaatgtatcaGTCCACACTGGTAcgtgatttatttatattttttatgcATCCTTTTTTTTCACTCTGGCTTTCCTAAACTGATCACATACACGGTGCTTGATCAATGACGATTAGGTATTGTAAGTTCCATGGTGATTAATCAGAGCAGTACATCTGAATACTAGAAGGAAACAACATGCAGTTATTACTTTGATTTTTCCTATTTCAATTATTATTCTGTGATAAAAGACTTACAAAAGCTTACTATCTAAGATGTAACATTCTCTAAGAGACTATTATTTAAAGTGTGGACAGATTATTTGTCTTCTTGCTCATATATATTAACATGAAAAGTCTGGCTTCTTTTATTACTTCTGGCATACACTTTGGCATTTGTCACATGAAAAACTAAGCCTTCTTTGTAACAAAATCTTACCTCTGTTTCAACTTGGAAGTTCCACTGCAGTGTTGCATTGATCTGTTCACAGTCCACAGTTAATTTGTCATCACAAGAGATGCTGACATCGTCAACTTGTTCCGCAAGCTGTTGAAATTGttattgtgattatttatatatattattatatagaaaTAGTGAACTGTGATTTACGGCGGGTGAAGAACTGAAGAGTAAACTGTCAgttagtaaagtaaaaaaaatcagTGTATTTTGTCAACTAACCAACTTTgtgacacacactgagacaattAGGGCTTGAAATGGTTCTGGGAAAtccctgtatatatatatatatatatatatatatatatatattacttcctgtcagctgaatAAACTGCAAC encodes the following:
- the LOC117731449 gene encoding helicase with zinc finger domain 2-like isoform X2 — translated: MSASESKLDPLLSTHDLKLACTQCSVKEKEVTYTLKSVNHQCAHDLLLCRSKGGIKWRPVSRRPKFPTPSKYEKCYFFKEGFGCSFHKNRCTFARSDEEAAVWTFEKHHGVDHVLLCNLIVKSERGADLPDNVEPLGDLLLTLGVMAVCDQCSVKEKEITYTVQSVSHKCSRNLLLAKDRASDKWRPVSERPTFGQFGQNVLYQECHFYVEGAGCTQHGQGCTYARSCEEAAVWNYVRDRHIDQEELIRLIIESELIKMTPESAAESIRQQFSGEFLEFCKDCFHDRPQKLTAKRWNSTCSADAAHTWDPVLVHHLSENSRKHVYSQVRPLHQNCQFTYCSHVRQGKPCWHEAGHCQSAQSEVEMAVWKAEHSGISVRPHFLQMSRREQTEHRKVTMYCKVCLLVLSSPESFYKHCSSLEHAQLLSEDTTTRWRGRQPPHNHRSELWLCKRPQTCEYGNKCPKAHSVEELQEWLMRAKEEKEIRHNIGVQGLMCYNERLLEEYKSSSNEVHVLAEQVDDVSISCDDKLTVDCEQINATLQWNFQVETERQLVHVALLKQEPGASFTLGDLGSVPCIYSSGEHFLIEDMTYNITVSFTSINPGLYDQWLVLDFDMRPVLLKKLRVRVGQQSLDDVEQPTSDRRAAFQSAERWHRGNRVIIPCTSRTEAQEELLKEYKPPQINFQYKSSHNSQTPLNSENYKERMHHFLYNEERAEDQIVSRLNVCGEITTMDMLNSPGMEMAPPGELFCAVSIPCNLTPDTPEGQALKRSIQSCLVAPLSLSGSNSKVYEAIILQDKTSENKMYLQLSKQCCLDLALECNESYQMEVQFQLNRHSFCTMHKTIDLLPDKKRVLPDLQNCVVPVNNIHYEKLNAKQQSAIDFITGHSNSQQIVAPLLIYGPFGTGKTFTLATAARELCKQPHNKVLICTHTNSSADLYVRDHLHPFIDQKNNGIRPIRIKANGKNALFATDKITQKYSLLSKNGQIFLPPTKAALDCYNIVITTTTMARHFHDLKLPEGYFTHILIDEASQMLECEALMALGLAGPNTRVVLAGDHMQMGPKLFSVDDHHRSNHTLLNRLFHYYQGQTCDAALNSRIIFSDNYRSTKEIVEFVSTHFYVGKNDVIKATGNVPAPEIGHALKFHHVRGECALDTGSMSWYNKDEVGKVVEEVKEILKNWPETWGIKNQRSICILSEGSQVRQIRKTLSRRGLAEVHVENLANVQGKQFRAVIMTAVQTRDSLKTSHLPGLELFNDARVLNTAMTRAQSHVVVVGDAAALCCFGKCSGVWKSYVDHCISNNSVAPQHFTKDFFEKDIMETARFQKSEDVDESDTLNDAILQELKDEYEQLKPKCSSEDNRLNLKDFDHHKSRSSYNVSDVDIDLLELCKKQPEVYKQGTLIRETSNKGYVVPFHDPNTRISIKGMANLGKVFSGDEVVVQTTRVVSITKEAESARVLVCLLEDEDHSKSNQNSDDRHVKRTMMPITKSAPKIRILISRKKRNFLPIWEQINGYWTTVSYERINEKLIQNNVFVVQVIGWKEHCHLPLGFVIDILPIGSSFSAGLQILNEEFKVAPNTCKSDEVLSSEDEDRTHRQDIIEVFTFTVDPKVAKDLDDAISVREAGDHEYELGVHIADVASFVSPTGELDEDAKQRGATYYGSSKDPIAMFPKACNERFSLLPNKVRRVVSLMFKVKKTTHEIIGKPEFQLSLINSNRKLSYEEAGDIITERYRDGPRFVSEEDCVTAAYCFAKAQRKLRLVDWAYSQPDDDRLPGKRKANLMIEEMNVLFNALAATELIGFEKTMNCTPIRCQGQPDPERIKEFKKKCKGLISLSFHLRHKVDNDEQAPSCENFRILTEVWEDIQAAARSDDIDSMVDLIAADDIHPLLQPVLDQFRRCLSKTEVLCSNSSSEAQVGHYSLSLMSYTQASSPIRRYMDIILQRLLHSFICKRDAQYTTSEIMTLCSQFEKKLKRIKEYEQKAEQICYAVSMKKQSASKLAFVVSPNRDCLAVAFPFNKNAFAESVSIMYKDLQLCDQPDFDEANDCVTLKWKRRIYAADNMQIHQELKMPGCDSCVELPLAVWKATVEAVHTKKWDHAKSLTMEANTKRLEKRNILPKSAVGPHSKTNSSTIEKQDEKKEHEVDITLQLQRGDTLQIQMATEIKRGYQIPAVQLVCIKPKFEICVHHVHSPITCFSRSADHPSRTFYSDFSEYVRIWKPMCEMESASTAVDESDSIVIENLVVNFIQEQEGTLKGSFFLPVAWINEWAIECNLSKCLLCIRKRGLKFPSTLEHSVLVDPREFTWVAHGVTTHVEPKDPPNEGNTVQFYINHLPMENLPNCVFQRNTCFTVEIIPKLVPDIRKEVAVTKIPSACELVMHIALGKHVPREVKPRWYSSRRALPEGLPEFNSSQCLAVEKALNHTFTIIQGPPGTGKTVVGVFIVSCFFEMNFTNPRKLDDPVDENKKQVILYCGPSNKSVDVVAEYLLKYGHRLRPLRVYGQQVEMLDYPFPALQFSQRSRRQERGKEELKSITLHHRMRQDQNIFSEKIKDFDQRIKLALEGKGKELTAQEVKEYKTLLSDARKYELERHDIILCTCTQSSTPILTNTVSARQIVIDECAMATEPQALIPLVWNKPEKIVLIGDHKQLRPIVKHERVRKLGMAKSLFERYYTMHQKRAVMLDTQYRMHESICKFPSQEYYEGKLKTGVEQPSSVLRVENKTMPIVFGHIVGETVSLVVNTAKGNENSKANKEESIKVVLFWAPMVSLLILNSDIKI
- the LOC117731449 gene encoding helicase with zinc finger domain 2-like isoform X1 — encoded protein: MSASESKLDPLLSTHDLKLACTQCSVKEKEVTYTLKSVNHQCAHDLLLCRSKGGIKWRPVSRRPKFPTPSKYEKCYFFKEGFGCSFHKNRCTFARSDEEAAVWTFEKHHGVDHVLLCNLIVKSERGADLPDNVEPLGDLLLTLGVMAVCDQCSVKEKEITYTVQSVSHKCSRNLLLAKDRASDKWRPVSERPTFGQFGQNVLYQECHFYVEGAGCTQHGQGCTYARSCEEAAVWNYVRDRHIDQEELIRLIIESELIKMTPESAAESIRQQFSGEFLEFCKDCFHDRPQKLTAKRWNSTCSADAAHTWDPVLVHHLSENSRKHVYSQVRPLHQNCQFTYCSHVRQGKPCWHEAGHCQSAQSEVEMAVWKAEHSGISVRPHFLQMSRREQTEHRKVTMYCKVCLLVLSSPESFYKHCSSLEHAQLLSEDTTTRWRGRQPPHNHRSELWLCKRPQTCEYGNKCPKAHSVEELQEWLMRAKEEKEIRHNIGVQGLMCYNERLLEEYKSSSNEVHVLAEQVDDVSISCDDKLTVDCEQINATLQWNFQVETERQLVHVALLKQEPGASFTLGDLGSVPCIYSSGEHFLIEDMTYNITVSFTSINPGLYDQWLVLDFDMRPVLLKKLRVRVGQQSLDDVEQPTSDRRAAFQSAERWHRGNRVIIPCTSRTEAQEELLKEYKPPQINFQYKSSHNSQTPLNSENYKERMHHFLYNEERAEDQIVSRLNVCGEITTMDMLNSPGMEMAPPGELFCAVSIPCNLTPDTPEGQALKRSIQSCLVAPLSLSGSNSKVYEAIILQDKTSENKMYLQLSKQCCLDLALECNESYQMEVQFQLNRHSFCTMHKTIDLLPDKKRVLPDLQNCVVPVNNIHYEKLNAKQQSAIDFITGHSNSQQIVAPLLIYGPFGTGKTFTLATAARELCKQPHNKVLICTHTNSSADLYVRDHLHPFIDQKNNGIRPIRIKANGKNALFATDKITQKYSLLSKNGQIFLPPTKAALDCYNIVITTTTMARHFHDLKLPEGYFTHILIDEASQMLECEALMALGLAGPNTRVVLAGDHMQMGPKLFSVDDHHRSNHTLLNRLFHYYQGQTCDAALNSRIIFSDNYRSTKEIVEFVSTHFYVGKNDVIKATGNVPAPEIGHALKFHHVRGECALDTGSMSWYNKDEVGKVVEEVKEILKNWPETWGIKNQRSICILSEGSQVRQIRKTLSRRGLAEVHVENLANVQGKQFRAVIMTAVQTRDSLKTSHLPGLELFNDARVLNTAMTRAQSHVVVVGDAAALCCFGKCSGVWKSYVDHCISNNSVAPQHFTKDFFEKDIMETARFQKSEDVDESDTLNDAILQELKDEYEQLKPKCSSEDNRLNLKDFDHHKSRSSYNVSDVDIDLLELCKKQPEVYKQGTLIRETSNKGYVVPFHDPNTRISIKGMANLGKVFSGDEVVVQTTRVVSITKEAESARVLVCLLEDEDHSKSNQNSDDRHVKRTMMPITKSAPKIRILISRKKRNFLPIWEQINGYWTTVSYERINEKLIQNNVFVVQVIGWKEHCHLPLGFVIDILPIGSSFSAGLQILNEEFKVAPNTCKSDEVLSSEDEDRTHRQDIIEVFTFTVDPKVAKDLDDAISVREAGDHEYELGVHIADVASFVSPTGELDEDAKQRGATYYGSSKDPIAMFPKACNERFSLLPNKVRRVVSLMFKVKKTTHEIIGKPEFQLSLINSNRKLSYEEAGDIITERYRDGPRFVSEEDCVTAAYCFAKAQRKLRLVDWAYSQPDDDRLPGKRKANLMIEEMNVLFNALAATELIGFEKTMNCTPIRCQGQPDPERIKEFKKKCKGLISLSFHLRHKVDNDEQAPSCENFRILTEVWEDIQAAARSDDIDSMVDLIAADDIHPLLQPVLDQFRRCLSKTEVLCSNSSSEAQVGHYSLSLMSYTQASSPIRRYMDIILQRLLHSFICKRDAQYTTSEIMTLCSQFEKKLKRIKEYEQKAEQICYAVSMKKQSASKLAFVVSPNRDCLAVAFPFNKNAFAESVSIMYKDLQLCDQPDFDEANDCVTLKWKRRIYAADNMQIHQELKMPGCDSCVELPLAVWKATVEAVHTKKWDHAKSLTMEANTKRLEKRNILPKSAVGPHSKTNSSTIEKQDEKKEHEVDITLQLQRGDTLQIQMATEIKRGYQIPAVQLVCIKPKFEICVHHVHSPITCFSRSADHPSRTFYSDFSEYVRIWKPMCEMESASTAVDESDSIVIENLVVNFIQEQEGTLKGSFFLPVAWINEWAIECNLSKCLLCIRKRGLKFPSTLEHSVLVDPREFTWVAHGVTTHVEPKDPPNEGNTVQFYINHLPMENLPNCVFQRNTCFTVEIIPKLVPDIRKEVAVTKIPSACELVMHIALGKHVPREVKPRWYSSRRALPEGLPEFNSSQCLAVEKALNHTFTIIQGPPGTGKTVVGVFIVSCFFEMNFTNPRKLDDPVDENKKQVILYCGPSNKSVDVVAEYLLKYGHRLRPLRVYGQQVEMLDYPFPALQFSQRSRRQERGKEELKSITLHHRMRQDQNIFSEKIKDFDQRIKLALEGKGKELTAQEVKEYKTLLSDARKYELERHDIILCTCTQSSTPILTNTVSARQIVIDECAMATEPQALIPLVWNKPEKIVLIGDHKQLRPIVKHERVRKLGMAKSLFERYYTMHQKRAVMLDTQYRMHESICKFPSQEYYEGKLKTGVEQPSSVLRVENKTMPIVFGHIVGETVSLVVNTAKGNENSKANKEESIKVVDIAEKLVKDAKIIQQSIVILTPYNAQVSEIKNQLRKKKMDQITVTTITKSQGSEWRYVIYSTVCSLPSEEIEKEPDNAWLSKHLGFVGDPNQINVGITRAKEGLCIIGNQELLSCSRGWKNLLANYRRHNAVTAAHNISVYGGT